The following coding sequences lie in one Pectobacterium sp. A5351 genomic window:
- the hemA gene encoding glutamyl-tRNA reductase produces MTLLALGINHKTAPVSLRERVVFSPDKLGVALDSLLQQPLVQGGVVLSTCNRTELYLSVDEQENQREQLIRWLCEYHQLRPEEVNGSLYWHQDNAAVSHLMRVASGLDSLVLGEPQILGQVKKAFAESQRGHSLSSELERLFQKSFTVAKRVRTETDIGASAVSVAFAACTLARQIFESLADVTVLLVGAGETIELVARYLREHKVQKMVIANRTRERAQALATEVGADVITLAELDEQLAQADIVISSTASTLPIIGKGMMERTLKARRNQPMLMVDIAVPRDIEPEVCKLPNVYLYSVDDLHAIIQHNLAQRKAAAVQAESIVQQESSDFMAWLRAQSAAETIRDYRAQADELRAEMTAKALAAIQQGNDVDAVIQELTHRLTNRLIHAPTKSLQQAARDGDQHRLQILRDSLGLD; encoded by the coding sequence ATGACCCTGCTTGCGCTTGGTATTAATCACAAAACCGCACCGGTTTCTCTGCGTGAACGCGTTGTGTTCTCACCAGATAAACTCGGCGTGGCCCTCGACAGTCTGCTACAGCAACCGCTGGTGCAGGGCGGCGTTGTGCTGTCTACCTGCAATCGTACGGAACTCTATCTTAGCGTTGACGAACAGGAAAACCAGCGTGAACAGCTGATTCGCTGGCTGTGTGAATATCATCAATTGCGCCCGGAAGAGGTCAACGGCAGTCTGTACTGGCATCAGGATAACGCCGCGGTTAGCCACTTGATGCGCGTGGCCAGCGGTCTGGATTCTCTGGTGTTAGGCGAACCGCAGATTTTGGGGCAGGTGAAGAAGGCGTTTGCCGAATCACAGCGTGGTCATTCCTTGTCCAGCGAACTGGAGCGGCTGTTCCAGAAGTCTTTTACTGTGGCTAAACGCGTTCGTACGGAAACGGATATCGGTGCCAGTGCGGTATCGGTGGCCTTTGCCGCCTGTACACTGGCGCGGCAGATCTTTGAATCACTCGCGGACGTTACCGTACTGCTGGTCGGTGCGGGAGAAACCATTGAACTGGTCGCGCGTTATCTTCGTGAGCATAAAGTACAGAAAATGGTGATCGCGAATCGCACCCGTGAACGTGCCCAGGCGCTGGCAACGGAAGTGGGAGCAGACGTTATCACGCTGGCCGAGTTGGATGAACAGCTTGCTCAGGCCGACATCGTGATCAGTTCAACGGCCAGTACGCTGCCGATTATCGGAAAAGGGATGATGGAACGGACGCTGAAAGCGAGACGGAATCAGCCAATGCTGATGGTGGATATTGCGGTACCGCGTGATATTGAGCCGGAAGTCTGCAAATTGCCTAACGTTTATCTTTACAGCGTGGACGATCTGCATGCGATCATCCAGCATAACCTCGCGCAGCGCAAAGCGGCGGCGGTGCAGGCTGAATCTATCGTGCAGCAGGAAAGCTCCGACTTCATGGCGTGGCTGCGTGCGCAGTCAGCGGCAGAGACCATTCGTGATTATCGCGCTCAGGCTGATGAACTGCGTGCGGAAATGACGGCCAAGGCGCTGGCTGCCATCCAACAAGGTAATGATGTTGACGCGGTGATTCAGGAACTGACGCATCGCTTAACCAATCGTCTGATTCACGCGCCGACCAAATCCCTTCAGCAAGCCGCTCGTGACGGCGACCAACACCGGTTACAAATTTTACGTGACAGCCTTGGGCTGGACTAG
- the prs gene encoding ribose-phosphate diphosphokinase, giving the protein MPDMKLFAGNAIPELAQRIANRLYTSLGDAAVGRFSDGEVSVQINENVRGGDIFIIQSTCAPTNDNLMELVVMVDALRRASAGRITAVIPYFGYARQDRRVRSARVPITAKVVADFLSSVGVDRVLTVDLHAEQIQGFFDVPVDNVFGSPILLEDMLQQNLENPIVVSPDIGGVVRARAIAKLLNDTDMAIIDKRRPRANVSQVMHIIGDVAGRDCVLVDDMIDTGGTLCKAAEALKERGAKRVFAYATHPIFSGNAYENIKNSVIDEVIVCDTIPLAENIRSLPNVRTLTLSGMLAEAIRRISNEESISAMFEH; this is encoded by the coding sequence GTGCCTGATATGAAGCTTTTTGCTGGTAACGCCATCCCGGAACTAGCACAACGTATTGCCAACCGTTTGTACACTAGCCTTGGCGACGCCGCTGTCGGTCGTTTTAGCGATGGCGAAGTCAGCGTGCAAATCAATGAAAATGTACGCGGTGGTGATATTTTCATCATCCAGTCCACCTGTGCACCTACCAATGACAACCTGATGGAACTGGTTGTGATGGTCGATGCTCTGCGTCGCGCTTCCGCGGGACGTATTACCGCTGTTATCCCCTACTTCGGCTATGCCCGTCAGGATCGTCGTGTGCGTTCCGCACGTGTGCCAATCACCGCGAAAGTCGTTGCTGACTTCCTGTCCAGCGTCGGTGTTGACCGTGTTCTGACTGTTGATCTGCACGCTGAGCAGATTCAGGGTTTCTTCGATGTTCCGGTAGATAACGTATTCGGTAGCCCGATCCTGCTGGAAGATATGCTGCAACAGAATCTGGAAAACCCGATTGTGGTTTCTCCTGATATCGGTGGCGTTGTGCGTGCGCGCGCAATCGCTAAATTGCTGAACGATACCGACATGGCGATCATTGACAAGCGCCGTCCGCGTGCCAACGTTTCTCAGGTGATGCATATCATCGGTGACGTCGCTGGCCGCGACTGTGTACTGGTTGACGATATGATCGACACCGGCGGTACGCTGTGTAAAGCGGCGGAAGCGCTGAAAGAACGTGGTGCTAAACGCGTATTCGCTTATGCCACACACCCGATCTTCTCAGGCAATGCTTACGAGAACATCAAGAACTCTGTCATTGATGAAGTGATTGTCTGCGATACCATTCCACTGGCGGAAAACATTCGTTCACTGCCGAATGTTCGTACGTTAACGCTGTCCGGGATGTTGGCCGAAGCGATTCGTCGTATCAGCAACGAAGAATCTATTTCTGCGATGTTTGAACATTAA
- the ychH gene encoding stress-induced protein YchH, giving the protein MKRKNVTVLGNMLMGLGMILMIGGIGFSIASQFPKLNVPEFMTYIDLVGIFSGAIFWLVGARISGREEIADRYWWVKHFDKRCRRQQHR; this is encoded by the coding sequence ATGAAACGTAAAAATGTGACAGTATTGGGTAACATGTTGATGGGGCTCGGTATGATCCTGATGATTGGCGGTATCGGTTTTTCCATCGCCAGCCAATTCCCTAAACTGAATGTCCCTGAATTCATGACTTATATTGATCTGGTCGGTATTTTTTCTGGCGCAATATTTTGGTTAGTGGGAGCACGTATTAGCGGGCGTGAGGAAATCGCAGACCGTTATTGGTGGGTTAAACACTTTGATAAGCGTTGTCGCCGCCAGCAACACCGATAA
- the ychF gene encoding redox-regulated ATPase YchF gives MGFKCGIVGLPNVGKSTLFNALTKAGIEAANFPFCTIEPNTGVVPMPDPRLDKLAEIVKPQRILPTTMEFVDIAGLVKGASKGEGLGNQFLTNIRETEAIGHVVRCFENDNIIHVSNKVDPADDIDVINTELALSDLDTCERAIHRVQKRAKGGDKDAKAELAALEKCLPQLENAGMLRSLDLSDEDKAAIKYLSFLTLKPTMYIANVNEDGFENNPYLDKVREIAAAEGSVVVAVCAAVESDIAELDDADREEFMAELGLEEPGLNRVIRAGYELLNLQTYFTAGVKEVRAWTIPVGATAPQAAGKIHTDFEKGFIRAQTIAYEDFITYKGEQGAKEAGKMRSEGKDYIVKDGDVMNFLFNV, from the coding sequence ATGGGATTCAAATGCGGTATCGTTGGGCTGCCTAACGTCGGTAAATCCACACTGTTCAATGCGTTGACCAAAGCAGGCATCGAAGCGGCCAACTTCCCGTTTTGTACCATCGAGCCGAACACTGGCGTCGTGCCAATGCCCGATCCACGTCTGGACAAACTGGCTGAAATCGTTAAGCCGCAACGTATCCTCCCTACCACCATGGAATTTGTTGATATCGCCGGTCTGGTAAAGGGCGCATCCAAAGGTGAAGGTTTGGGTAATCAGTTCCTGACCAACATCCGTGAAACGGAAGCCATCGGACACGTTGTACGCTGCTTTGAAAACGACAACATCATCCACGTAAGCAACAAGGTTGACCCAGCCGATGACATCGACGTCATCAACACCGAACTGGCGTTGTCTGACCTCGATACCTGTGAACGTGCCATTCACCGCGTGCAGAAAAGAGCCAAAGGCGGCGATAAAGATGCGAAAGCTGAGCTAGCCGCGCTGGAGAAATGCTTACCACAGTTGGAGAACGCAGGCATGCTGCGCTCGCTGGATTTAAGCGATGAAGATAAAGCAGCCATCAAATATCTGAGCTTCCTGACGCTGAAGCCAACCATGTACATCGCCAACGTCAACGAAGACGGTTTTGAAAATAACCCGTACCTCGATAAAGTGCGTGAAATCGCGGCCGCTGAAGGTTCTGTCGTCGTGGCCGTCTGTGCCGCCGTTGAATCAGATATCGCGGAACTGGATGATGCTGACCGTGAAGAGTTTATGGCTGAGTTAGGTCTGGAAGAACCAGGTCTGAACCGTGTTATCCGCGCGGGCTATGAACTGTTGAACCTGCAAACCTATTTCACCGCGGGCGTGAAAGAAGTTCGCGCATGGACCATCCCTGTCGGTGCCACCGCGCCGCAGGCCGCAGGTAAAATCCACACCGATTTCGAGAAAGGCTTCATCCGCGCCCAGACTATCGCCTATGAAGATTTCATCACCTACAAAGGTGAGCAAGGCGCGAAAGAAGCGGGGAAAATGCGTTCAGAAGGCAAAGACTACATCGTTAAAGATGGCGATGTCATGAACTTCCTGTTCAACGTCTAA
- the pth gene encoding aminoacyl-tRNA hydrolase, translating to MSSIKLIVGLANPGAEYAATRHNAGAWFVDRLAESYRQPLKEESKFFGYTSRLNLAGQDVRLLVPTTFMNLSGKAVTAMATFYRIQPDEILVAHDELDLLPGIAKLKLGGGHGGHNGLKDIISKLGNNPNFHRLRIGIGHPGDKSKVTGFVLGKPPTSEQTLIDDAIDEAVRCTEILMKEDMIKAMNRLHAFKAA from the coding sequence GTGAGCAGCATTAAATTAATTGTCGGCCTGGCGAACCCCGGCGCTGAATATGCCGCCACCCGCCATAATGCGGGCGCCTGGTTTGTCGATCGTCTGGCGGAGTCTTACCGTCAGCCACTGAAAGAAGAAAGTAAATTTTTTGGTTACACCTCCCGCCTGAATCTGGCTGGGCAAGATGTACGCCTGCTGGTCCCTACTACGTTCATGAATCTGAGTGGCAAAGCCGTCACGGCAATGGCGACCTTCTATCGCATTCAACCTGATGAAATTCTGGTTGCACACGATGAACTGGATTTATTACCGGGGATTGCCAAACTTAAACTGGGTGGTGGGCACGGCGGCCACAACGGGCTGAAAGACATCATCAGCAAATTGGGTAACAACCCAAACTTCCACCGTTTACGCATTGGTATCGGCCATCCGGGTGATAAAAGCAAAGTGACCGGCTTTGTGCTGGGTAAACCACCGACAAGCGAGCAGACGCTGATCGACGATGCCATTGACGAAGCCGTGCGCTGCACAGAAATTCTGATGAAAGAAGACATGATCAAAGCGATGAACCGCTTGCATGCCTTCAAAGCGGCATAA
- the ispE gene encoding 4-(cytidine 5'-diphospho)-2-C-methyl-D-erythritol kinase, which translates to MQPTVIETWPAPAKLNLFLYITGQRKDGYHLLQTLFQFLDYGDTLTIRPRDDDQINLLTPVDSVENEQNLIVRAARLLQQYCERHNLHPARFGADISIDKCLPMGGGLGGGSSNAATVLVALNHLWQSGLSVDTLAELGLQLGADVPVFVRGHAAFAEGIGEQLTPANPPEKWYLVAHPGVSIATPLIFGDPELTRNSPVRDLETLLNQTFVNDCEAIARKRFREVEQLLSWLLEYAPARLTGTGACVFAEFDTEFAARQVLDQAPEWLNGFVARGVNVSPLHRTLSGQR; encoded by the coding sequence ATGCAACCGACGGTTATCGAGACATGGCCTGCCCCCGCCAAACTGAATCTGTTTCTCTATATTACCGGTCAGAGAAAAGACGGGTATCACCTGCTGCAAACGCTATTCCAGTTTCTGGATTATGGTGACACCCTGACGATTAGGCCGCGTGATGACGACCAGATTAACCTGCTGACACCTGTAGACAGTGTAGAGAACGAGCAAAACCTGATCGTCCGCGCCGCACGCTTATTACAGCAGTACTGCGAGCGCCATAATCTTCACCCTGCCCGATTCGGCGCAGACATCAGTATCGACAAATGCCTGCCGATGGGCGGCGGACTGGGCGGTGGTTCGTCCAATGCGGCTACCGTTTTGGTTGCCCTTAATCATTTGTGGCAAAGCGGGTTGAGCGTTGATACGTTGGCTGAACTGGGGTTGCAATTAGGCGCGGACGTTCCCGTCTTTGTTCGCGGACATGCCGCCTTTGCCGAAGGTATTGGTGAACAGTTAACCCCCGCGAATCCACCAGAGAAATGGTACCTGGTGGCACACCCTGGCGTGAGTATCGCCACGCCGTTGATTTTCGGCGATCCAGAGTTGACGCGTAATTCGCCAGTTCGTGATTTAGAAACTTTATTAAACCAGACCTTCGTCAATGATTGTGAAGCTATCGCAAGAAAACGTTTTCGTGAGGTTGAACAGCTACTTTCATGGCTGCTAGAATATGCCCCGGCGCGCCTGACTGGAACGGGGGCTTGTGTGTTTGCAGAGTTTGACACCGAGTTCGCAGCCCGTCAGGTGCTTGACCAGGCCCCGGAATGGCTGAACGGTTTCGTCGCGCGAGGCGTTAACGTCTCTCCGCTGCACCGTACGCTTTCCGGGCAACGTTAG
- the prmC gene encoding peptide chain release factor N(5)-glutamine methyltransferase, protein MTYQDWLISAAAQLAAGASPKRDAEILLGFVTGKPRTFLLAFGETELNAAEQQQLAELLARREQGEPIAYLTGEREFWSMPLAVSPATLIPRPDTECLVEQALLRLPQTPCAVLDLGTGTGAIALALAIERRDCRVTGIDVQPDAVALATKNARQLGVNNARFLSGSWYSPLDQTRFALIASNPPYIDANDVHLLQGDVRFEPASALIAADNGLADLRTIIESAPHYLEVGGWLLLEHGWQQADAVRQLLQARGFTQIETCQDYGGNDRVSLGRWLDAPTH, encoded by the coding sequence ATGACGTACCAGGATTGGTTAATCTCTGCCGCGGCTCAGCTTGCGGCGGGAGCAAGCCCGAAGCGAGATGCGGAAATTTTGCTGGGCTTTGTGACTGGCAAGCCCCGCACGTTCCTGCTGGCGTTTGGTGAAACTGAGCTGAACGCGGCTGAACAGCAGCAGTTAGCTGAATTGCTGGCGCGCCGTGAACAGGGTGAACCTATCGCCTATTTGACCGGCGAGCGCGAGTTCTGGTCAATGCCGCTGGCCGTGTCGCCCGCCACGCTGATTCCTCGCCCCGATACCGAGTGCCTGGTTGAACAAGCGCTGCTGCGCCTACCTCAAACGCCGTGTGCTGTACTGGATTTGGGCACCGGAACCGGAGCGATCGCGCTAGCACTGGCCATTGAGCGGCGTGATTGCCGGGTGACTGGCATTGATGTTCAACCAGACGCTGTCGCGTTAGCGACAAAAAATGCCCGGCAATTGGGGGTCAACAACGCTCGTTTCTTGTCAGGAAGCTGGTATTCACCGCTTGATCAAACGCGCTTTGCGCTCATCGCCAGTAATCCACCGTATATCGATGCGAATGATGTGCATCTGTTGCAGGGTGATGTTCGTTTTGAACCGGCCAGCGCGTTGATTGCCGCCGACAACGGGTTGGCGGATTTACGCACCATCATTGAATCTGCCCCACATTATTTAGAGGTCGGTGGCTGGCTGTTGCTGGAACATGGCTGGCAACAGGCTGATGCAGTGCGTCAGCTTTTGCAGGCACGCGGATTCACACAAATAGAAACCTGTCAGGACTACGGTGGCAATGACCGGGTGTCATTAGGACGCTGGTTGGATGCCCCAACGCATTAG
- a CDS encoding SirB2 family protein yields MDVITLYPATIYLHLATVSISISLFIIRFFWLCRQSPLLQQRWVKILPHINDTLLLISGIGLIIISHTYPFTPEQSWLTEKLFGVIIYILLGAIALGKRPRSQNVRWLAFVSALMCFGVVVLLALTHSPLLME; encoded by the coding sequence ATGGACGTGATAACTCTTTACCCAGCCACGATATATCTGCATCTGGCAACGGTTAGCATCAGTATTTCCCTGTTTATTATTCGTTTTTTCTGGCTGTGCCGACAATCGCCTTTGCTGCAACAGCGCTGGGTGAAAATTCTGCCGCATATTAACGATACCTTGTTATTAATCAGCGGTATTGGTTTAATCATTATTAGCCACACTTATCCATTTACGCCTGAGCAAAGCTGGCTGACGGAAAAACTGTTTGGCGTTATTATTTATATCCTCCTTGGCGCTATCGCCTTGGGGAAACGCCCCCGTAGCCAGAATGTTCGCTGGCTGGCGTTTGTATCTGCTTTAATGTGCTTTGGTGTGGTCGTGCTACTGGCACTGACTCATTCACCGTTGCTGATGGAATAA
- the lolB gene encoding lipoprotein insertase outer membrane protein LolB produces MPTKTVRCLRLLPLASVLLAACSVHQPTQTGKSPTSPEWQQHQQKVQQLSQYQTRGAFAYISDSKRVSANFFWQDTPPQRYRLLLTNPLGSTELELRAQPDGVQITDNQGKRYVGKNAEYMIQQLTGMAIPLNNLRQWIIGIPGDATEFTLDERYLLKTVTYRQGNQNWNVSYQSYNTELTPPLPTSLELVQGEQRIKLKMNNWMVK; encoded by the coding sequence ATGCCAACCAAAACCGTCCGATGCCTGCGTTTACTGCCTTTAGCCAGCGTGTTGCTAGCCGCCTGTAGCGTTCATCAACCCACTCAAACGGGTAAAAGCCCCACCTCGCCAGAGTGGCAACAGCATCAGCAAAAAGTCCAGCAACTCAGCCAATATCAGACTCGCGGCGCTTTTGCCTATATCTCCGATAGCAAAAGAGTATCAGCCAATTTTTTCTGGCAGGACACTCCGCCACAGCGTTATCGACTGCTGCTGACCAACCCACTCGGCAGTACAGAGTTAGAATTGCGCGCCCAGCCTGACGGCGTACAAATCACTGATAATCAGGGCAAGCGCTACGTGGGGAAAAATGCCGAATACATGATTCAGCAACTCACCGGTATGGCGATCCCGCTGAACAATCTGCGCCAGTGGATTATCGGTATTCCGGGCGATGCGACCGAATTCACACTGGATGAGCGCTATCTGCTGAAAACCGTCACCTATCGCCAGGGCAATCAAAACTGGAATGTCAGCTATCAGAGTTACAACACCGAGCTGACGCCTCCGCTCCCAACCAGTCTGGAACTGGTTCAGGGGGAACAGCGTATCAAACTGAAAATGAATAACTGGATGGTTAAATAA
- the prfA gene encoding peptide chain release factor 1: protein MKPSIVAKLEALQERHEEVQALLGEPSVIADMDRFRALSREYAQLTDITRCFQQWQQAQEDQQTAEMMLDDPEMRDMAQEELKESKATIEALEQQLQVLLLPKDPDDERGCFLEVRAGTGGDEAAIFAGDLFRMYSRYAESRRWRVEVMSASDGEHGGYKEIIAKISGDGVYGQLKFESGGHRVQRVPATESQGRIHTSACTVAVMAEVPEAELPDINPADLRIDTFRSSGAGGQHVNTTDSAIRITHLPTGIVVECQDERSQHKNKAKALSVLGARIRAAEVQKRQQEEASTRRNLLGSGDRSDRIRTYNFPQGRVTDHRINLTLYRLDEVMEGKLDTLIQPVVQEYQADQLATLSEQES from the coding sequence ATGAAGCCTTCTATTGTTGCTAAACTGGAAGCGTTACAAGAACGCCATGAAGAAGTCCAGGCGTTACTCGGTGAGCCCAGCGTCATCGCTGATATGGATCGCTTTCGCGCACTGTCGCGAGAATATGCGCAGCTCACTGATATTACCCGCTGTTTCCAACAATGGCAGCAGGCACAAGAGGATCAGCAAACCGCAGAAATGATGCTGGACGATCCTGAAATGCGCGATATGGCGCAGGAAGAGCTGAAAGAAAGCAAAGCGACAATTGAAGCACTGGAGCAGCAGCTTCAGGTGCTGTTGTTGCCGAAAGATCCCGACGATGAGCGCGGCTGTTTTCTGGAAGTGCGTGCCGGGACGGGCGGCGACGAAGCCGCGATTTTTGCTGGCGATCTGTTCCGTATGTACAGCCGCTATGCCGAATCACGCCGCTGGCGCGTTGAGGTGATGAGCGCCAGCGATGGAGAACATGGCGGTTATAAAGAAATTATCGCTAAAATCTCCGGCGATGGCGTGTACGGTCAGCTCAAATTTGAATCCGGCGGCCATCGCGTGCAGCGTGTTCCTGCCACAGAATCTCAAGGGCGCATTCACACATCGGCCTGTACGGTCGCCGTGATGGCGGAAGTGCCGGAAGCGGAACTGCCGGACATCAACCCTGCGGATTTGCGTATCGATACCTTCCGCTCTTCTGGCGCGGGCGGTCAACACGTTAACACCACCGATTCCGCCATTCGTATTACCCACCTCCCAACGGGTATTGTCGTGGAATGTCAGGACGAGCGTTCACAGCATAAAAACAAAGCCAAAGCGCTGTCTGTGCTGGGGGCGCGTATTCGTGCGGCAGAAGTGCAGAAACGTCAGCAGGAAGAAGCGTCAACTCGCCGTAACCTGCTCGGCAGTGGCGATCGCTCTGACCGCATCCGCACCTACAACTTCCCGCAGGGAAGGGTGACCGATCACCGCATTAACCTGACGCTTTACCGACTGGATGAAGTCATGGAAGGGAAACTGGATACGCTGATTCAGCCTGTCGTGCAGGAATACCAGGCCGATCAGCTTGCGACATTGTCCGAGCAGGAATCATGA